CAACTCAGATTGGGCCAGACTGCTGATTTTCTTTGCTAAGCACCGCGGTTTCAAATCCAATCGGAAACATATCAGCGACAGCGGCGATGAAGGCCAGATGCTGAATGCTATTACGGAAAATCAAGAGATTCTGAACAACTATCACACCGTTGGCGAAATGCTGTATAAAAACGAAAAATTTAAAGCCTGTAAACGAAATAAAGGCGGCTCTTATGCATTTACTGTCAGTCGGGATATGCTGGCTGATGAAATTCATGCCTTGTTTGACGTACAGCGGAGTCTAGGACAAGCCTATGCGTCAGAGGAATTAGAAGAAGAATATATGGAGCTATTTTCAGCACAGCGCAATTTTGATGAAGGTCCCGGTATGAACAGTCCATATAGCGGAAACCAAATTGAAAAAATGATCGGCTGTTGCACCTTTGAAGACGATGAAAAACGAGCGCCTAAAGCCAGCTATGCTTTTATGGCTTTTAATGTATGGCAAAAGATTAATCATCTTCGCGTAACCTGTGAAGGAACAGATCGCTCTTTATCACAGGCGGAAAAAGAAACGTTGGCTGCACTCGCTTGGAAAAAAGAAAATATCACTTTTAAAGATATTCGCAATAAGCTTGGACTGGATGATACAGTTCGATTTTTAGATGTAAATTATAATTTAGACAAATATAAAACGGCAGAAGAAGCCGAGAAGAAGGTAAAATTTAGCTGGGTCAAAGAATATCATGCGATTCGCAAAGCTTTGGATAAGGTGAAAAAAGACCGTATTTCAGAATTAAGCCATGAGCAGATTGATACCATTGCCTATGCGTTTACTGTCTACAAAAATGATGAAGCCATTAAAAGATATTTGCTGGAACATGCTATTGAACTGGCTGACGCTGAAGCTTTATTAGAAAACATATCGGGATTCAGTAAATTTGGCCACTTGTCGGTCAAGGCATGCTATAAGCTGCTGGAGCCCCTGCAGCAGGGCCATGTATATACCAAAGCTTGCGAAATTGCCGGATACGATCCGCAGAAAAGTAATCAGGAAAATATCAGTGATATCCCGAATCCAGTAGTAAAACGGGCGTTGAGTCAGGCTTTGAAAGTTATTAAGGCGATTATCCGGCAATATGGATGCCCCCCTGTGGAAATTCATATTGAATTAGCCCGCGAGCTGGCTAAAAGCGCAAAAGAACGGACAGTGCTAGAGAAGGCTATGAAGGACAATCAATCCCGCAACGAAAAAATCAAAACTAAGCTCCATGAACTGAACGTCATGCAGCCGACGGGGCTGGATATTGTCAAGTATAAGTTATACGAACAACAACAGGGCGACTGCGCTTATTCGCAGAAGAAGTTCGATGTGAATCGTCTGCTTCATGATCCCACCTATGCAGAAGTAGATCACATTATTCCGTATAGCCGTTCTTTTGATGATACATACCGCAACAAGGTATTGGTATTGACGAAAGAAAACCGGGACAAAGGCAATCGGACGCCTATGGAATATTTTCAAGATAAGCCGGAGCGGAAAGAAGCGTTTATCAACTGGGTAAAGCGTACGATTTCTGATGGGAAAAAACGAAATAATTTACTGCGCGTCAATTATTCTGCTGACGCTGAAAAAGAATGGAAAGATAGACATCTGCAGGATACGCAGTATATCAGCCGGTACTTATATAATTATTTGAAACGGCATATTGAATTAAAAGAAGGATATACAGACAGAAAACGACGCATTATTCCTGTCAACGGTGCTGTGACAGCATATGTCCGCAAACGGCTGGGTATTTCTAAAATTCGCGAAAACGGAGACTTGCATCATGCCGTGGACGCCGTTATTATTGCCTGTGTGACTCAAGGCGTAGTCAATAAGATTTCCCGCTACAGCAAAATAAAAGAGCTGCGGCAGTTCATGACGGCAGACGGTATGATTGTTGACAAAGAAACAGGAGAAGTACTGCAGACTACCAATCCGCGTAAAACAGATCCCTTCCCCGAACCATGGCCGAAATTCCGTCAGGAATTGGAAGCTCGGGTCAGCGACAATCCGGCAGAAGCGATTGCAGCGCTGGGGCTGCCGACATATAAAGGCATTGTCAATATTTCCGCGCCTTTTGTCTCACGCATGCCTAACCGTAAGGTTCACGGGCCGGCGCACGCAGACACTATTCGTAGTCCTAAATTGCGTAAAGAGGGCTATGTAATATCTAAAACAACGTTATCTAAATTAAAATTGAAGAATGGCGAAATAGAGGGCTATTATAATCCTTCTAGCGATAGACTTCTTTATGAAGCATTGAAACAACGACTAGAGGCTTTTGGCGGAGATGGGAAAAAGGCTTTTAAAGAACCGTTTTATAAACCTAAGGCAGATGGAACATTCGGAGCAGAAGTTAAAAAAGTAAAGTTGATAGAAGCGGCTACGTTGTTGGTATCTGTAAATAATGGTAAAGGTGTAGCTCAGAATGATTCCAACAATGGAATGGTTCGTGTTGATGTGTTTGGTGTCGATGAAAATGGAAAACTTGGATACTATTTTGTTCCTATATATGTTGCAGATACAATAAGAGATATTCTGCCTAATAAGGCGATAATTCAAGGTAAAAAATATACTGATTGGAAAGTTATGAAAGATGATGATTTTCTGTTTTCTCTATATTCAAATGATTTAATTTATATTGAATCTGCTAAAGAAATTGTCTTACATACTATAAAAGAGAGTACGTTACCATCTGATTATAATATAAAAAAAGGTTTCTTGTATTATAAAGGGACTCACGGACGTAATGCAACTCTTACAGTAGTTAATCATGATGGAACCTATACAAAAGGCAGTATGGGGGCCAAAGGGTTACTCTGTCTAAAGAAATGTACAGTAGATGTTTTAGGCAATATACATTACGTGAAAAAAGAAAGACGATTAGGATTTAAATGAAAGTGTGATGCAGAATGTATCAACATATCGTCATAGAAAGTGGTGCAAAGTTATATCAGAAAAACAGCCAGCTTTTTATAGAAGCTGAACAGATTCATCATATTCCCATAGAAGATATCGCTACGCTGCTGTTAGATAATCGCCGTATTGCAATTACGGGGTATTGTTTGGAAACAGTAGTAAAAAACGGCGCTGTCGTCATATTGTGCAACGAGAAACACTTGCCCAGCGCCGTTATGCTGCCATTTGCGGCTAATTCCCGGCGACTGAAGATGATAAATCTGCAGGTAGGGCAGACCAGGCCGCGGAAAAAGCAGCTCTGGAAACAGATCATACAGCAGAAGATTTATAATCAGGGACGGTGTCTGGAACTGTGCGGAAAAGAAAATGTAGTCAAAAAGTTTATAGATAAGGTTAAATCCGGCGACAGCACAAACGCTGAAGGAACTGCGGCGGCAGCGTACTTTAAAGCCTTATATGGAGACGAGTTTATTCGCCATGGCAGCGATGTAGTAAACAGTATCCTGGATTACGGCTATGCGGTGCTTCGCAGTTCCATTGCTCGGTATTTGGCCTTATACGGATTCGAACCTAGCTTGGGAATATTTCATCACAGCGAGTTAAATTCATTCAATTTGGCTGATGACTTAATTGAACCGTTTCGGCCTATTGTCGATATATATGCATATCGGTATGTTGGAACGGAAGAAAAGGAGATGAGTGCTGCAGTACGTCGAGAACTGGTCCAATTATTAAGCTGCAATATCTGTTCCGGAAATGAAGTTCATGCTGTTCATTATGCCATTGAGCGGACGGTGCAAAGCCTGATTCGTGCCTATACAGAAAAAGAAAAATGCTTGTTGCTGCCGGAACTGCTGCCTTTACAAGTTCATGCATATGAGTAGGTTTATGCGTTTAATCGTCATGTTTGATTTACCTGTTCGAACAAAGGCAGAACGACGGGCAGCAACGCAGTTTCGACAATTTCTTTTAAAAGACGGATATTATATGATGCAATTTTCCGTCTATGTGCGCTTGTGCAATGGTATGGAAGCAGCTAATAAACACCGGATGAGAATTTTACATGCATTGCCTAAAGCAGGGTCTATTCGTACCTTGTTAATTACGGAACGACAATTTGAATCAATGGAAATTTTATGTGGGGCGAATTGTCAAGCTAAGTGCAACTTTTTAGAGTAATGTACTTCGTATGGCGTTTTGTATCCTAAACATTTTCGGGGACGGCGATTTAGTTCTGCAAAAACAGCTTGCACATAGGCTTCTGGAACGAGTGTGATGTCCGTCCCTTTCGGGAAATACTCTCGGACTAGGCCATTGGTATTTTCGTTGCTTCCCCGCTGCCAGGGCTGATGCGGCGGCGGGAAATAAAACGGCACGCCGTTCAAGGCCTCCGTGACAGCGGCATGATGGGCGAACTCTTTTCCTCTGTCCGGCGTAAGGCTTTTTACAGGTTGCCCTTGCAGTACCTGAAGCAATACCGTATTGACGGCTTGTGCTGTCTTTTTGGCTGCTTTGCCTCCTACCAGATACCGGCTCTTTCTATCTACCAACGTAACCAGACAGGCTTTTCCTGTCTTTCCTGCTATGGTATCACATTCCCAATGTCCTCGCCGGGAGCGGTTAGCGGCTCCTGCTGGCCGTTCCGAAATATCGTGAGAGATGGGAATAGAACCCCGTCGTTCCTGATATTGCCGGGTATGCCGGGATTTTCCATGATGCCGCAAGCGGCGGACCGCACCGCGGGACCCATGGGAGGACGACGTTTCATCAAACATACCGGCATATATGGCGCGGTAAATCGTTGCATAGCTAAGGAGTGCCTTCTGATGTTCCAGCTGCAAGCGTCCGGCAATTTCTTCTGGGGACCAATGATGCACCAGGAAGAGATTTTTAACCAATGCGAATAGCTCGGCATTCTCTAACCGCTTGTGAGGCTTGCATGCCTTACGGCGGCGGGCATACTGTTGTTGTGCGGTGATGGGCAGATACTTGCCGTTCACTGTATTTCTGCGTAGTTCCCGTGAGATCGTGGATTTATCTCGGCCGAGGGCCGCCGCAATTCGAGAGATAGAATAGGACTGCGCGCGAAAAAAGAGTAGATTTTCTCGTTCAGATAGAGTAAGATGATGATAGTGGCACATAGGTTTCCTCCGAGATATAGATTTTGTTTGGTAGCATTATTATATCAGAAACCTATGTGTCATTTTTTATAGGTGTTGCACTTGTATTGTAAATTCGCCGGTGAAAAAATTCCCGATTTAGATGAAAATAAGAAGAAAAATACAGTCGTTGTTTTGTAATTTTTGTGAAAAAAGTGTCTCGAAAGAGGCACTTTTTCTGCTTTTCCGACGATTTTTTTCATACTAAAAAGAACGTCGCAGAAAGTGTGCAACGTGCTTTTTAGCAGGTATATTATACCTTAGCGAGAGATATTAGGGAACTACAACCATTACCTTTATTTCCCGCACGGAACAGTTATTATACCTTAGCGAGAGATATTAGGGAACTACAACATCACAACAAATTATAAGTTTGACACCGTCATTATACCTTAGCGAGAGATATTAGGGAACTACAACATGACACTATACGACATTTGCGCCGCCTGGATTATACCTTAGCGAGAGATATTAGGGAACTACAACTATTCTTTGAGTCTACGGACGAGAATGTTAATTATACCTTAGCGAGAGATATTAGGGAACTACAACCAGCAGATAATGCAAGTTTCTGCAAGCTATATTATACCTTAGCGAGAGATATTAGGGAACTACAACAGTTCACGTTCATGGGCGTTAGAAACGATTATTATACCTTAGCGAGAGATATTAGGGAACTACAACCCTTCCCGTACCGGCAGAATTTCCTTGCGCATTATACCTTAGCGAGAGATATTAGGGAACTACAACTAGGACGGGCTCTATCTTCGCAATGTCCTTATTATACCTTAGCGAGAGATATTAGGGAACTACAACGAACGAACGTGAACGATTGAGCCAAATCCGATTATACCTTAGCGAGAGATATTAGGGAACGATAAGAGGACAGAACAGTTTGACACGTCGTCATTGATATATTACTGTTCACTATCATTGTACTGTAACATGGCATAATTGTGAATATGTAAAGTTTTATTATTTTCTCTGTCTGGGCGGTTCTTACCAAAATAGGATGATTTTATGCCGTTCATATGGTATAATACTATTTTGTAAATGTGTATTAAATTTTTCTGCGAGGAGTGTCTGTATGAAAATCAGTGCTGAAGAAATAAAGAAAATTGCACTGTTGTCCCGCTTGGAAATCAAGGAAGACCAGATTGACGCTGTCGGGAAACAGCTGAACGACATTTTATCGTATATGGATCTCATGAGTCAGGTAGATATTACGGATGTACAGCCGACGGCTCATGCCGTATCCATGTCCAATGTCATGCGCGACGATGTGCCCCATACGTCCCTGCCCAATGATAAAGCGCTGCAAAATGCGCCGGAACCGGAAAACGGCTACTTTAAAGTGCCGAAGGTCATTCAGGATTAAGGAGGGATATTGTGGTAACGATACATGGATTACACGACAAGCTCGTCAAAGGCGAACTGTCTGCCGTTGAATTGACAAAAGCCTATATTGCCCGCAAAGACGCCGTAGAACCGCAGGTTCAGGCTTTTTTGTCGGATAACCGCGAATTTGCGCTGGAAGCGGCTGCTGCCGTCGATAAAAAAATCGCTGCCGGTGAAGCGATTGCCGATCTGGCTGGCGTTCCCGGGGCCATTAAAGATAATATCTGCATTAAAGGACAGTACGCTACGTGCGCGTCCAAGATGCTGAAAAATTTCAAATCGCCGTATAATGCGACGGTTATTGAAAAGCTGATGGACGTCGATTACGTCAGCCTTGGCAAGACCAACATGGATGAATTCGCCATGGGCAGCTCGACGGAAAACTCGGCCTTCCAGATTACGCATAACCCCTGGGGGCTGGATTATGTTCCCGGCGGCTCGTCGGGCGGTTCGGCTGCTGCCGTCGCTGCCGGCGAATGCGTATGGTCTCTCGGCTCCGATACGGGCGGATCGGTCCGCCAGCCTGCGGCTTACTGCGGCGTCGTCGGCCTCAAACCGACGTACGGCCTCATTTCCCGCTACGGCCTCATCGCCTTTGCGTCGTCCCTCGACCAGATCGGCACCTTTACGAACGACGTAGAAGACTGCGCCATTGTGCTGAATGCCGTTGCCGGTCACGACGCGAAAGACTCGACGTCTATTCCGCAGGCTAAAAAGGACTACAAGCAGGCCTTGGTCAACGACGTCAAGGGCATGAAGATCGGCATTCCCGAAGAATTCTTCGGCGAAGGCCTCGACGCTGAATGCCGCAAGGCCTTGGATGAAGCCATTGAAACGTACAAGAAATTAGGCGCGGAAATCGTGCCGGTCAGCATGCCTCACGTAAAATACGGCATCGCCGCCTACTACATCATCGCCCCGGCCGAAGCCAGCTCCAACCTGGCCCGGTACGACGGCGTCGGCTTTGGCCTGCGCGTCGAAGGCAAGGACATCGTCGATATGTATATCAAGACCCGTTCCGAAGGCTTCGGCCCGGAAGTACAGCGCCGCATCCTTCTCGGCACGTACGTCCTGAGCTCCGGCTATTACGACGCCTACTATCTGCGGGCTATGAAGGTCCGCACGCTTATCAAGCATGATTACGACGAAGCGCTGAAGCAATGCGACGTCCTCCTGACGCCGACGGCTCCGGACACGGCCTTCAAGATCGGCCAGAACAGCGGCAACCCGCTGGCCATGTACTTAGGCGACGTCTGCACCGTTACGCTGAACCTGGCAGGACTTCCGGGACTCAGCATTCCCTGCGGCTATAAAAACGGCCTGCCTATCGGCATGCAGCTCATCGGCAAGGCCCTCGATGAAGAAACGCTGCTCCGTGCGGCTTACACCTTTGAACAGAATAGAACGGACTTGCGCAAGCCGTTGCCTATGGGGGAGGTTGAATTATAATGAAATACGAATCCGTTATCGGCTTGGAAGTCCACGTCGAACTGAAAACGAAGACAAAGATTTTCTGCGGCTGCAGCACTGAATTCGGCGCCGAACCGAATACCCACGTCTGCCCGGTCTGCCTGGGCCTGCCCGGCGTGCTGCCCGTCCTCAATAAGGAAGTGCTCCACTTTGCCGTCAAGGCAGGGCTGGCGCTGCACTGCGACATTTTGCCGTACAGCAAATTTGACCGCAAAAACTACTACTATCCCGATTTGCCGAAAAACTTCCAGACATCCCAGTTTGACCTGCCTATCTGCAAGGGCGGCTACGTGGATATCGAAGTCAACGGCGAACAGCGCCGCATCCACCTGACCCGCATCCACATGGAAGAAGACGCCGGCAAGCTCGTTCACAGCGGCGGCAGCATCGACACGGCTGATTCGTCCTGTGTCGACTACAACCGCACGGGCGTGCCTCTCCTGGAAATCGTCGGCGAACCGGAGCTGCGCAGCGGCGAAGAAGCGCGGGCCTATTTGGAAAAGCTGCGTTCCATTCTCCAGTACTTAGGCGTATCGGACTGCCGTCTCGAAGAAGGCAGCATGCGCTGCGACGCCAACATCTCCGTCCGTCCTGTCGGCAGCGACAAGCTCGGCACGAAGACGGAATTGAAGAATATCAACTCCTTCAGCGGCGTGCAGAAGGGTATTGAATATGAAGCCGTCCGCCAGGCCCAGATCCTCGAAGAAGGCGGCACAATTCAGCAGTGCACCCGCGGCTGGGACGACGCCAAGGGTGTTACGTTCCTCCAGCGCGTCAAGGAAGGCGACAGCGATTACCGCTATTTCCCCGAACCGGATTTGATTCCCATCGAAGTATCGCCGGAATACATTGAAGAAGTCCGCAAGGAACTGCCGGAAATGCCCGACGCCCGCAAGAAGCGCTTTATGGACGAATTGGGCCTGCCCGAATACGACGCCAACCTGCTGACCTTGGAAAAGCAGACGGCAGACTATTTCGAAGACGTCGTCAAATGCGGCGTCGACGCCAAGACGGCATCGAACTGGATGCTCGGCGAATTTGCCAAGCTCCTCAATGAAAACGGCGTAGGCGCTGTCGACTCGCCCGTGCAGCCGGCGGCGCTGGCCGAACTGCTCCAGCTCATCGCCAAGAACACCATTTCCGGCAAAATCGCCAAGAAGGTACTGCCTGAAATGTGGAAATCCGGCAAGTCGGCCAATGACGTCGTAAAAGAACAGGGCCTCGTACAGATTACCGATACGGGCGCACTGGAAGAACTGGTCAAGAAGATCATCGAAGCCAATCCGCAGTCCGTTGCCGACTACAAGGCCGGCAAGAAGAAGGCTATCGGCTTTCTCGTCGGCCAGATCATGAAGGAAACGAAAGGCCGGGCTAACCCCGGTGTCGTCAACGAGCTCTTGACGAAAAATTTGCAATAGTGTAAGTACTGCGCGTTAACAGAAACACCGCTTATGCCGTAATCCACATAAGCGGTGTTTCTTGTAGTTAGGAGATATAATGAACATTATAGAAATTAAAGGGAACAGAGATGCCTATATTGAGCCCTTGACGGAACTGTGGGAACAGTCGGTCAAGGCGACGCACGATTTTTTATCGGCCGACGAAATAGCGGCCATTAAGAAGTATGTGCCGCAGGCTCTGGGCGGCGTGCCCGTATTAGTCGTGGCTCGCAGCGAGCAACAGGCCATGACGGCCTTCCTGGGATTGGACGGCGGCCGCATTGAAATGCTTTTCGTCTCGCCGGATGAACGGGGAAAGGGCATTGGAAAAGCCTTGATTCAGCAGGCTGTGGAACGATACGGGGCTTGGGAAGTAACGGTAAACGAGCAAAATCCCCAGGCCGTCGGCTTTTACGAGCGCATGGGATTTACGGTGTATAAACGGTCGGATTTGGACGAGCAGGGAAATCCTTATCCGCTGCTGTACATGAAGCTGCCAAGATAAGGTATCCATAAAGTATATAAAAATCTGCCGCCTTACGGAACGAACGCGTAGGACGGCAGATTTTTTTGCAGATTATAAAAAGATGTATTTTCCAATGAAGATGACCGCCAGAATGTACATGAGCAGGCTGATTTTTTCTCGTTTTCCCGTCAGGACGTTGAGGATGACATAGGAGATGATACCGAAAGAGATGCCTTCGGAAATGCTGTAGCAGAAGGGCATGGCAATGATGGTAATGTAGGCCGGAATGGCTTCGCTGAAATCGTCAAAGTCGATGCCGGCAACAGAGGTCAGCATGAGGAACCCGACGATGACCAGGGCCGGCGCGGTGGCGAAGGCCGGGATGGCCATGAAGAGAGGTGACAGGAACAGGGACAGGGCGAAAAACAGGGCGACGAACAACGCCGTCAAGCCCGTGCGGCCTCCTTCGCTGACGCCGGTAGCGCTTTCGACGAAGGTCGTCGTCGTACTGGTGCCGAGGACTGCGCCGAAGGTCGTGGCGACGGCGTCAGCCATGAGGGCTCCCTTGATGCGGGGCAGCTTGCCGTCGGCGTCGAGCATGTTGGCCTTGGAGGATACGCCGATGAGCGTACCTAAGGTATCGAAGATATCGACGAATAAGAAGGCGAACATGACGATGAGGAAATCGACGGACCAGAGGCGGCTGAAATCGAGGTGCCCGAAGATCGGAGCGATACTGGCTGGAGCAAAGGCCGCCGCGCCGGCAGATACGTCAGGGATTACGCTGTACATGTGCAGTTCCGGATTGGGGACGTACAGGCCGGTCAGTTCGCAGAGGACTGCTAATATCCATGTAAATAAGATGCCCCAGAGGACGTTGCCGCGGACGCGGCGGATCATGAGGAAGGCCGTAAACAAGATGCCCAGCATAGCCAGCAATACCGTAATGCCTACGGTGTGGAAGGTGCCGTCGGCGACGGCCTGCTTAAAGGAAAAGAGGGAAATCTTCGTAGCCGGGTTGGCGACGATGATTTGGGCGTTGAACAGGCCGATGAGGGCGATAAACAAGCCGATGCCGGCGGACACTGCCTTTTTCAGGGTCATCGGTATGGCGTTGAAGATGGCTTCGCGGACGTTTGTCAAGGATAGGACGATAAAAATGACGCCTTCTACAAAGACGGCGGCCAAGGCCATTTCCCACGTATAGCCCATCTGCAGGACTACGGTATAGGCAAAAAAGGCGTTCAGGCCCATGCCGGGAGCCAGGGCGAAGGGATAGTTGGCAAAGAAGGCCATGCACAACGTGCCGATGAGGGACGCCAAGGCCGTCGCCGTGAGGACGGCGCCCTTATCCATGCCGGCGGCGCTCAGAATCGTCGGGTTGACGGCCAGAATATAGGCCATGGTCATGAAGGTCGTAATGCCGGCGATGAGCTCGGTTCTTACAGTCGTGCCGTTTTGCGTCAAATGAAACATACGTTCGAGGAAGTTCATAATGCACCCCTTTTGTGAATTTATAAAAATAAAATAAAAACATAGGTATGATTATATCTTTTTCAGGTCGAAATAGCAATGAAAAGGGTGAAAATATTTTTTATAGTCATATAAATTTGTCGTATAGAAGATGTTTTTCGGCAAGATGCTTTGGCTTCCCCGTAGCGGGTATGGTACAATATGAGTACCTATAATTGGCAAACAAAGGAGAGTTACTTATGGCTTCTGTATATAAAGACCTGTTGAAACGAAGAATTGAAGCGGCCAGGGGATCATTCCCTGCGACTTGGTTCTTAAACACTGCCGTATTGTCGACGTGTATACCCAGTCTATACGGGAAGGGGACATTGCTGTCATAGACGGCGTCCTCGCCGGTATCGGCGGTTCGTACGAAGGGCGGCGCGTCGTCGATGCCGGAGGGCGGTATGCCGCGCCGGGCCTCATCGACAGCCATATCCACATCGAGTCGTCCTACGTCAGTCCGGAAGAATTCGGCCGCCTCGTCGTTCCCCTGGGGACGACGACGATTATTGCCGACCCTCATGAAATCGCCAATGTCTGCGGACTGGCCGGATTGAAGTATATGGCCGAAGCGGCGGAGCAGACTGTTCTGGATATTCAGTTCATGGCTCCATCCTGCGTGCCGGCGACATCCTTCGACCACAGCGGCGCCGTCATCGGCGCGGAAGAGCTGGCCCGGGCTCTGCAGGACAGTTACATATTGGGCGTAGGGGAATTTATGAACTATCCCGGCGTCGCGGCAGCCCAGGACGACGTGCTGGATAAGTTAGCGGCGGCCCATGAAGCAGGCAAGATCGTCGACGGTCACAGTCCGGGCCTCCATGGCGGCGGGCTGCAGGCTTACGCCGCTGCCGGAATTCGGACGGACCATGAATGCTCCACTGCCGAGGAAGCGCTGGAGCGAATTTCCCTCGGCATGTACGTCCTCCTGCGAAACGGTTCGGCCTGCCGCGATTTGCCGAATCTCATCGGCGCCGTCACGCCGCAGAACCTGCGCCGGTTCCTGCTGTGTTCCGACGATCTGCATTTGAAAACGATATTTTCCAAGGGCCATTTGAACGAGCACCTGCGGCTGTGCGTGCGGCACAGCATTTCGCCGGAAGGAGCCGTCACGATGGCGACGCTCAACGCTGCCGAATGCTACGGCTTGTCGGACCGCGGCGCTCTGGCGCCGGGAAAACGGGCCAACGGGCCGACGTCGTCTTGTTTGATGATTTGCAGGAGTTTTCCGTTTGGAAGACCTTTATTGCCGGCGAGGAGGTTGCGTCCGAAGGGGCGTATATTCCGCCTTTTACGCAGGCTGACACCAGTGCTGTCCGTCACACTGTGCATCTGGCCGGTTTTTCTGCCGACAAGCTGCGCATGGCCCTGCGCTCGCCGTCGGTCCATACGATAGATATTATCCCCGGCAGCGTCGTGACTCGCAAAGGGACGGCGACAGTAGCCG
This region of Megasphaera stantonii genomic DNA includes:
- the gatB gene encoding Asp-tRNA(Asn)/Glu-tRNA(Gln) amidotransferase subunit GatB; translated protein: MKYESVIGLEVHVELKTKTKIFCGCSTEFGAEPNTHVCPVCLGLPGVLPVLNKEVLHFAVKAGLALHCDILPYSKFDRKNYYYPDLPKNFQTSQFDLPICKGGYVDIEVNGEQRRIHLTRIHMEEDAGKLVHSGGSIDTADSSCVDYNRTGVPLLEIVGEPELRSGEEARAYLEKLRSILQYLGVSDCRLEEGSMRCDANISVRPVGSDKLGTKTELKNINSFSGVQKGIEYEAVRQAQILEEGGTIQQCTRGWDDAKGVTFLQRVKEGDSDYRYFPEPDLIPIEVSPEYIEEVRKELPEMPDARKKRFMDELGLPEYDANLLTLEKQTADYFEDVVKCGVDAKTASNWMLGEFAKLLNENGVGAVDSPVQPAALAELLQLIAKNTISGKIAKKVLPEMWKSGKSANDVVKEQGLVQITDTGALEELVKKIIEANPQSVADYKAGKKKAIGFLVGQIMKETKGRANPGVVNELLTKNLQ
- a CDS encoding acetyltransferase; the encoded protein is MNIIEIKGNRDAYIEPLTELWEQSVKATHDFLSADEIAAIKKYVPQALGGVPVLVVARSEQQAMTAFLGLDGGRIEMLFVSPDERGKGIGKALIQQAVERYGAWEVTVNEQNPQAVGFYERMGFTVYKRSDLDEQGNPYPLLYMKLPR
- a CDS encoding amidohydrolase family protein, yielding MVLKHCRIVDVYTQSIREGDIAVIDGVLAGIGGSYEGRRVVDAGGRYAAPGLIDSHIHIESSYVSPEEFGRLVVPLGTTTIIADPHEIANVCGLAGLKYMAEAAEQTVLDIQFMAPSCVPATSFDHSGAVIGAEELARALQDSYILGVGEFMNYPGVAAAQDDVLDKLAAAHEAGKIVDGHSPGLHGGGLQAYAAAGIRTDHECSTAEEALERISLGMYVLLRNGSACRDLPNLIGAVTPQNLRRFLLCSDDLHLKTIFSKGHLNEHLRLCVRHSISPEGAVTMATLNAAECYGLSDRGALAPGKRANGPTSSCLMICRSFPFGRPLLPARRLRPKGRIFRLLRRLTPVLSVTLCIWPVFLPTSCAWPCARRRSIR
- a CDS encoding NCS2 family permease, giving the protein MNFLERMFHLTQNGTTVRTELIAGITTFMTMAYILAVNPTILSAAGMDKGAVLTATALASLIGTLCMAFFANYPFALAPGMGLNAFFAYTVVLQMGYTWEMALAAVFVEGVIFIVLSLTNVREAIFNAIPMTLKKAVSAGIGLFIALIGLFNAQIIVANPATKISLFSFKQAVADGTFHTVGITVLLAMLGILFTAFLMIRRVRGNVLWGILFTWILAVLCELTGLYVPNPELHMYSVIPDVSAGAAAFAPASIAPIFGHLDFSRLWSVDFLIVMFAFLFVDIFDTLGTLIGVSSKANMLDADGKLPRIKGALMADAVATTFGAVLGTSTTTTFVESATGVSEGGRTGLTALFVALFFALSLFLSPLFMAIPAFATAPALVIVGFLMLTSVAGIDFDDFSEAIPAYITIIAMPFCYSISEGISFGIISYVILNVLTGKREKISLLMYILAVIFIGKYIFL